One Anolis carolinensis isolate JA03-04 chromosome 4, rAnoCar3.1.pri, whole genome shotgun sequence DNA window includes the following coding sequences:
- the LOC134292309 gene encoding protocadherin beta-16-like — protein sequence MEDCFRNKQGLCFLLFLCVTDILCVSILYSVPEEKKTGSLVANVLNDLKLGVGELSARRAQLASETSKQYFHLDTHSGNLLINDKIDRETLCGQTEPCLLVSQIVLQKPLKIYSVEIKVEDVNDNAPKFSKTDFQFEIPENIPPNTRFPLESAQDEDLGKNSIQNYTLSPNEYFHLGVESNTDGSKYVTLILEKALDREKEPHLGLTLTAVDGGVPQRTGTVQINVNVLDINDNFPEFTQSEYKAILKENCPRDTLVSRVEARDLDFGSNAQITYSFHRIPKKIHNLFHLNEMTGEITVLGEIDYEKETNYEMTIKATDRGGLFGHCKVLVEIEDVNDNAPEVSVISINSPLPEDSPLETLVVLFSVKDQDSGDNGQTLCSVDMNLPFALKVTTSNFYQLVIQSPLDREKVSEYNVTITAMDRGSLRLTSTIIIHVEISDVNDNPPVFEKSLFEMQVQENNIPGLLIGTVQAVDLDTEQNAKLSYSLLPGNIGGGPVASYVSINSETGNMYALRSMDYEKIKDFKVTVKTTDSGNPPMNSDVIVHVIVTDENDNAPFFLYPLQNSTSPCNELLPKMAEAGYLITKVVAVDGDSGQNSWLSYELLKATDPGLFSIGAQNGELKTRRPLTERDTNKQRLVIAVKDNGVPPQTSTAMLNILLVDGFSDPYLKVVDVRQQDPEDEGTLTMYLVICLASVSFVFLLCIVSFVGIKMCKKDHGSSFIVAPPHFPPALPENCTDSQSGSLSRNYPYDVCLTNGSLSSEFRFLRPLIPIFSVADTNIPVNNNSSSVSQDLPECLDDNKPSEQVRN from the coding sequence ATGGAAGATTGCTTCAGGAATAAACAAGGTCTGTGCTTTTTACTATTCCTTTGTGTTACTGATATATTGTGTGTCTCAATTCTTTATTCTGTGCctgaagaaaagaaaactggctcTCTTGTGGCTAACGTGCTGAATGATTTGAAACTGGGAGTTGGGGAGCTATCTGCTCGCAGAGCCCAGCTAGCGTCTGAAACCTCTAAGCAATATTTCCACCTTGATACCCACTCTGGGAATCTACTCATAAATGATAAAATAGACAGAGAGACTTTATGTGGACAGACAGAACCCTGTTTACTTGTctctcaaattgtgctccaaaAACCTTTGAAGATCTATAGTGTTGAAATAAAGGTAGAAGATGTTAATGACAATGCCCCCAAATTCTCAAAAACTGATTTCCAGTTTGAAATTCCTGAGAACATTCCCCCAAATACAAGATTTCCCTTGGAATCTGCCCAGGATGAAGACCTGGGAAAAAACAGTATCCAAAACTACACCCTCAGTCCCAATGAGTATTTCCATCTGGGTGTAGAAAGCAACACTGATGGAAGCAAATATGTGACTCTCATCCTGGAGAAAGCTCTGGACAGAGAGAAAGAGCCACATTTGGGCCTCACACTTACAGCTGTTGATGGAGGAGTACCCCAGAGAACAGGCACAGTTCAAATAAATGTTAATGTTCTGGACATCAATGATAACTTTCCTGAATTTACTCAGTCTGAGTACAAAGCAATATTGAAAGAAAACTGTCCGAGAGATACTTTGGTGTCCAGAGTAGAAGCCAGAGATTTAGATTTTGGATCGAATGCTCAGATTACCTACTCCTTCCATCGAATACCTAAAAAAATACATAATCTGTTTCATCTGAATGAAATGACTGGAGAAATCACTGTTTTGGGAGAAATTGATTATGAAAAAGAAACCAATTATGAAATGACTATTAAAGCTACAGATAGAGGTGGTCTTTTTGGGCACTGCAAGGTCCTGGTGGAGATTGAGGATGTGAATGACAATGCCCCAGAAGTCTCAGTCATATCAATCAACAGCCCTTTGCCAGAGGATTCCCCACTAGAGACACTTGTTGTCCTCTTTAGCGTCAAAGACCAAGACTCTGGAGACAATGGCCAAACTCTCTGCTCTGTGGATATGAACTTGCCCTTTGCATTAAAAGTTACTACAAGTAACTTTTACCAGCTTGTGATACAAAGTCCCCTGGACAGAGAGAAGGTTTCAGAGTACAATGTCACCATCACAGCAATGGATCGTGGATCTCTTAGGCTCACCTCAACAATAATTATTCACGTGGAGATCTCAGATGTCAATGACAATCCTCCGGTATTTGAAAAGTCTTTGTTTGAAATGCAggtacaagaaaataatattccAGGACTACTAATTGGCACAGTTCAGGCTGTTGATCTGGATACAGAGCAGAATGCCAAACTGTCCTACTCCCTTTTACCTGGGAACATCGGTGGTGGCCCCGTGGCCTCTTATGTCTCCATCAACTCTGAAACAGGAAACATGTATGCCCTTCGATCTATGGACTATGAGAAAATAAAAGATTTCAAAGTTACAGTGAAGACAACCGACAGTGGTAATCCGCCCATGAACTCAGATGTAATTGTTCATGTCATTGTCACAGATGAAAACGACAATGCCCCCTTTTTCCTGTATCCCCTTCAGAACAGCACATCCCCGTGCAATGAGCTGCTTCCCAAGATGGCAGAGGCCGGTTACCTGATCACCAAAGTGGTGGCTGTGGATGGAGATTCTGGTCAGAACTCCTGGCTCTCCTATGAACTCCTGAAGGCAACAGACCCTGGTCTTTTCAGCATAGGAGCCCAGAATGGAGAACTGAAAACCAGGAGACCACTGACTGAGAGAGACACCAACAAACAGAGGCTTGTTATTGCAGTCAAGGACAATGGTGTCCCTCCTCAGACCAGTACTGCAATGCTCAATATTCTGCTGGTGGATGGCTTTTCTGATCCTTACCTGAAGGTGGTGGATGTCCGTCAACAGGATCCTGAAGATGAGGGAACCTTGACTATGTATTTGGTGATTTGCCTGGCATCTGTCTCTTTTGTGTTTCTACTTTGCATTGTTTCTTTTGTTGGGATCAAGATGTGCAAGAAAGACCATGGAAGCAGTTTTATTGTTGCCCCTCCTCACTTCCCGCCTGCTCTTCCAGAGAACTGTACTGATTCTCAGAGTGGCTCACTTTCCAGGAATTATCCATATGATGTGTGTTTAACCAATGGATCGTTAAGCAGTGAGTTCAGATTTCTCCGACCTCTCATTCCTATTTTTTCTGTGGCGGATACAAACATCCCTGTGAACAACAATAGCTCTTCTGTTTCCCAAGACCTTCCTGAGTGTTTGGATGACAATAAACCAAGTGAGCAGGTGAGAAATTAG